From Leifsonia sp. fls2-241-R2A-40a, one genomic window encodes:
- a CDS encoding metal-sulfur cluster assembly factor — translation MPATLSPALFDQVEEALKNVMDPELGINVVDLGLIYDLAFDEENNALIISMTLTSAGCPLTDVLEEQTAESLDGIVEAFRINWVWMPPWGPERITDDGRDMMRALGFAI, via the coding sequence ATGCCCGCCACGCTGAGCCCGGCGCTCTTCGACCAGGTCGAGGAGGCGCTGAAGAACGTCATGGATCCCGAGCTCGGGATCAACGTCGTCGACCTCGGTCTCATCTACGACCTCGCCTTCGACGAGGAGAACAACGCGCTCATCATCTCGATGACGCTCACCAGTGCCGGCTGCCCGCTCACCGACGTGCTCGAGGAGCAGACCGCCGAGAGCCTGGACGGCATCGTCGAGGCCTTCCGCATCAATTGGGTGTGGATGCCGCCGTGGGGTCCCGAGCGGATCACCGATGACGGTCGCGACATGATGCGCGCCCTCGGCTTCGCCATTTAG